In the genome of Streptomyces collinus, one region contains:
- the eno gene encoding phosphopyruvate hydratase: MPSIDVVVAREILDSRGNPTVEVEVGLDDGSTGRAAVPSGASTGAFEAIELRDGDSNRYLGKGVEKAVLAVIEQIGPELVGYDATEQRLIDQAMFDLDATDNKGSLGANAILGVSLAVAHAASEASDLPLFRYLGGPNAHLLPVPMMNILNGGSHADSNVDIQEFMIAPIGAESFSEALRWGAEVYHTLKKVLKSKGLATGLGDEGGFAPNLGSNREALDLILEAVKEAGYTPGEQIALALDVAASEFYKDGVYTFEGKERSAAEMTEYYAELVDAYPLVSIEDPLFEDDWEGWKTITAKLGDKVQLVGDDLFVTNPERLARGIEEGAANALLVKVNQIGSLTETLDAVELAQRNGFKCMMSHRSGETEDVTIADLAVATNCGQIKTGAPARSERVAKYNQLLRIEEILDDAAVYAGRSAFPRFKG, translated from the coding sequence GTGCCGTCCATCGACGTCGTCGTAGCCCGGGAAATCCTGGACTCCCGAGGCAACCCCACGGTCGAGGTCGAGGTCGGCCTCGACGACGGCAGCACCGGTCGTGCCGCCGTCCCGTCCGGCGCCTCCACGGGCGCCTTCGAGGCCATCGAGCTCCGCGACGGCGACTCGAACCGCTACCTCGGCAAGGGTGTGGAGAAGGCCGTCCTCGCGGTCATCGAGCAGATCGGCCCGGAGCTGGTCGGCTATGACGCCACCGAGCAGCGCCTGATCGACCAGGCGATGTTCGACCTGGACGCCACCGACAACAAGGGCTCCCTCGGCGCCAACGCCATCCTCGGCGTCTCGCTCGCCGTCGCCCACGCCGCCTCCGAGGCCAGCGACCTGCCGCTGTTCCGCTACCTGGGCGGCCCCAACGCGCACCTGCTGCCGGTGCCGATGATGAACATCCTGAACGGCGGCTCGCACGCCGACTCCAACGTGGACATCCAGGAGTTCATGATCGCCCCGATCGGCGCGGAGTCCTTCTCCGAGGCCCTGCGCTGGGGCGCCGAGGTCTACCACACGCTGAAGAAGGTCCTGAAGAGCAAGGGCCTGGCCACCGGCCTCGGCGACGAGGGCGGCTTCGCCCCGAACCTCGGCTCCAACCGCGAGGCCCTCGACCTCATCCTGGAGGCGGTCAAGGAAGCCGGTTACACCCCCGGCGAGCAGATCGCCCTGGCGCTCGACGTCGCCGCGTCCGAGTTCTACAAGGACGGCGTCTACACCTTCGAGGGCAAGGAGCGCTCGGCGGCCGAGATGACCGAGTACTACGCGGAGCTCGTCGACGCGTACCCGCTCGTCTCCATCGAGGACCCGCTGTTCGAGGACGACTGGGAGGGCTGGAAGACCATCACCGCCAAGCTCGGTGACAAGGTCCAGCTCGTCGGCGACGACCTGTTCGTCACCAACCCCGAGCGCCTCGCCCGCGGCATCGAGGAGGGCGCGGCCAACGCGCTCCTGGTCAAGGTCAACCAGATCGGTTCGCTGACCGAGACCCTGGACGCCGTCGAGCTGGCCCAGCGCAACGGCTTCAAGTGCATGATGTCCCACCGCTCCGGCGAGACCGAGGACGTCACCATCGCCGACCTGGCCGTCGCCACCAACTGCGGCCAGATCAAGACCGGCGCCCCGGCCCGCTCCGAGCGCGTCGCCAAGTACAACCAGCTGCTGCGCATCGAGGAGATCCTCGACGACGCCGCGGTCTACGCCGGCCGCAGCGCCTTCCCGCGCTTCAAGGGCTGA
- a CDS encoding cytochrome P450 family protein, with the protein MTDQPQPSTPATAPDLFTWEFASDPYPAYAWLREHSPVHKTRLPSGVEAWLVTRYADAKQTLADSRLSKNPAHHDEPAHAKGKTGIPGERKAELMTHLLNIDPPDHTRLRRLVSKAFTPRRVAEFAPRVQELTDTLIDGFARKGSADLIHEFAFPLPIYAICDLLGVPREDQDDFRDWAGMMIRHQGGPRGGVARSVKKMRGYLADLIHRKREALPAEPAPGEDLISGLIRASDHGEHLTENEAAAMAFILLFAGFETTVNLIGNGTYALLTHPGQRTRLQASLAAGETGLLETGVEELLRYDGPVELATWRFATQPLTLGGQHIEAGDPVLVVLAAADRDPERFADPDVLDLSRRDNQHLGYGHGIHYCLGAPLARLEGQTALATLLTRLPDLRLAADPAELRWRGGLIMRGLRTLPVEFAPAGHDETSDL; encoded by the coding sequence GTGACCGACCAGCCCCAGCCCAGCACGCCCGCGACCGCTCCCGACCTCTTCACCTGGGAGTTCGCGAGTGACCCCTACCCCGCCTACGCCTGGCTCCGCGAGCACAGCCCCGTCCACAAGACGCGGCTCCCCAGTGGTGTGGAGGCCTGGCTGGTCACGCGGTACGCCGACGCCAAGCAGACGCTCGCCGACAGCCGGCTCTCCAAGAATCCCGCGCATCACGACGAACCGGCGCACGCCAAGGGCAAGACCGGTATCCCCGGGGAGCGCAAGGCGGAGCTGATGACGCATCTGCTCAACATCGACCCGCCGGACCACACCCGGCTGCGCCGGCTGGTGTCCAAGGCGTTCACCCCGCGCCGGGTCGCCGAGTTCGCGCCACGGGTGCAGGAGCTCACCGACACCCTCATCGACGGGTTCGCGCGGAAGGGATCCGCCGACCTGATCCACGAGTTCGCCTTCCCGCTCCCCATCTACGCCATCTGCGACCTGCTCGGCGTCCCGCGCGAGGACCAGGACGACTTCCGCGACTGGGCGGGCATGATGATCCGCCACCAGGGTGGGCCGCGGGGCGGCGTGGCGCGGTCCGTGAAGAAGATGCGCGGCTACCTCGCCGACCTCATCCACCGCAAGCGCGAGGCGCTGCCCGCCGAGCCCGCCCCGGGCGAGGACCTCATCTCCGGTCTCATCCGCGCCTCCGACCACGGCGAGCACCTCACCGAGAACGAGGCGGCGGCCATGGCCTTCATCCTGCTGTTCGCCGGTTTCGAGACGACCGTGAACCTGATCGGCAACGGCACCTACGCCCTGCTCACCCACCCCGGGCAGCGCACGCGGCTCCAGGCGTCCCTCGCCGCGGGGGAGACCGGCCTGCTGGAGACCGGCGTCGAGGAACTCCTCCGCTACGACGGCCCCGTCGAACTCGCCACCTGGCGCTTCGCCACGCAGCCCCTCACCCTCGGCGGGCAGCACATCGAGGCCGGCGACCCCGTCCTCGTGGTCCTGGCCGCCGCGGACCGGGACCCGGAGCGGTTCGCCGATCCGGACGTGCTGGACCTCTCCCGCCGCGACAACCAGCACCTCGGGTACGGCCACGGCATCCACTACTGCCTCGGTGCCCCGCTCGCCCGCCTGGAGGGCCAGACCGCGCTCGCCACCCTGCTCACCCGCCTCCCGGACCTCCGGCTCGCGGCGGATCCGGCCGAGCTTCGGTGGCGCGGCGGCCTCATCATGCGGGGGCTGCGCACGCTGCCGGTGGAGTTCGCACCGGCCGGACATGACGAAACATCAGACCTGTGA
- a CDS encoding nucleoside triphosphate pyrophosphohydrolase, which translates to MNANSPEATPGPERTAPDAAAAPGRIVLLTTSHRVAPGLLSWPAWQALHTADRVLCADGAHPQLPYLREAGITVAEASPTAQELVDACAGGHTVVVVATGEGEPVLTDGLARLAGTGRIAMPELELLPASYDLPGARLLDLVQVMDRIRVECPWSSRQTHEGLAKYGIEEAYELVEAIEEGDRDELREELGDVLLQVVFHARIAEEGRPEDGEEPFSIDDVAGGIVAKLIHRHPHVFGDETATTPEEVKEHWLRTKAVEKQRTSVTEGIPLGQPGLALAAKLASRTRTANLDVPLPPVEGIGYDLLALAVRAESEGVDPEAALRAAARAYRDAIRDAEG; encoded by the coding sequence GTGAACGCCAACAGCCCCGAAGCCACCCCGGGCCCCGAGCGGACCGCTCCCGACGCGGCCGCCGCCCCCGGCCGCATCGTCCTGCTCACCACCAGCCACCGCGTCGCCCCCGGTCTGCTCTCCTGGCCCGCCTGGCAGGCACTGCACACGGCGGACCGGGTGCTGTGCGCGGACGGCGCCCATCCGCAGCTGCCGTATCTGCGCGAAGCGGGGATCACCGTCGCCGAGGCGTCCCCGACCGCCCAGGAGCTGGTCGACGCCTGCGCCGGCGGACACACGGTGGTCGTGGTGGCGACGGGCGAGGGCGAACCGGTCCTGACGGACGGCCTGGCCCGCCTCGCCGGCACCGGCCGTATCGCCATGCCCGAGCTGGAGCTGCTGCCCGCCTCCTACGACCTCCCGGGCGCCCGGCTCCTCGACCTCGTCCAGGTCATGGACCGCATCCGCGTCGAATGCCCCTGGTCCTCCCGGCAGACCCACGAGGGTCTGGCCAAGTACGGCATCGAGGAGGCGTACGAACTGGTCGAGGCGATCGAGGAGGGCGACCGCGACGAACTGCGCGAGGAGCTAGGCGACGTCCTGCTCCAGGTCGTCTTCCACGCCCGCATCGCCGAGGAGGGCCGCCCGGAGGACGGCGAGGAGCCCTTCTCCATCGACGACGTGGCCGGCGGCATCGTCGCCAAGCTGATCCACCGCCACCCGCACGTCTTCGGTGACGAGACGGCCACCACCCCCGAGGAGGTCAAGGAGCACTGGCTGCGCACCAAGGCGGTCGAGAAGCAGCGCACCTCGGTCACCGAGGGCATACCCCTCGGCCAGCCCGGCCTGGCCCTCGCCGCCAAGCTGGCCTCCCGCACCCGCACGGCGAACCTGGACGTACCGCTCCCACCCGTCGAGGGCATCGGCTACGACCTCCTGGCCCTGGCGGTCCGCGCCGAGTCGGAGGGCGTCGACCCGGAGGCGGCCCTGAGAGCGGCGGCCCGCGCGTACCGGGACGCGATCAGGGATGCCGAGGGCTGA
- a CDS encoding LysM peptidoglycan-binding domain-containing protein yields the protein MLSGNGRHRRPRQAPALLVAAGVTGSAIAIPLLGASGASAADGTTWDRVADCETGGAWSQNSGNGYYGGLQLSQDDWEKHGGLDYAASADLASRSQQIAVAERILADQGVGAWRTCGLLSGLQQDKGSESSDSSESSGEVDSPGLLDSLGSSPSESPSSSPSPDASSSSKDETAKTDKSRKSGGTSQSEQPDGSPSATPEGGKPGDSQQGDDSSASAETGSGRHRGPSADETRTPESDRAEKSTGRHSAPADESSGDASEGAYIVGIGDSLWSIADALRVSGGWHALYEGNENEVGADPDLIHPGQTLTVEGEADER from the coding sequence ATGCTCTCCGGGAACGGTCGGCACCGCCGCCCCCGTCAGGCTCCGGCTCTCCTCGTGGCGGCAGGAGTGACCGGCTCCGCCATCGCGATCCCGCTCCTCGGGGCCTCCGGTGCCAGCGCGGCCGACGGCACGACCTGGGACCGGGTCGCGGACTGCGAGACCGGCGGCGCCTGGAGCCAGAACAGCGGCAACGGCTACTACGGCGGCCTGCAGTTGTCCCAGGACGACTGGGAGAAGCACGGCGGCCTCGACTACGCCGCGAGCGCCGATCTGGCCAGCCGCTCCCAGCAGATAGCCGTGGCGGAGAGAATCCTCGCCGACCAGGGGGTCGGCGCATGGCGCACCTGCGGGCTGCTCTCGGGGCTCCAGCAGGACAAGGGGTCGGAATCATCCGACTCATCCGAATCGTCCGGTGAGGTGGACTCGCCCGGATTGCTCGATTCGCTGGGTTCATCCCCCTCTGAGAGCCCCTCTTCATCCCCGTCCCCTGACGCGTCGTCGTCCTCGAAGGACGAAACCGCCAAGACCGACAAGTCACGTAAATCCGGCGGAACGTCGCAGAGCGAGCAGCCCGACGGCTCTCCGTCGGCCACTCCCGAGGGCGGCAAGCCGGGCGACTCGCAGCAGGGTGACGACTCCTCGGCGTCGGCCGAGACCGGCTCCGGCCGTCATCGCGGTCCCAGTGCCGACGAAACCCGCACGCCCGAGAGCGACCGCGCGGAGAAGTCCACGGGGCGTCACTCCGCGCCCGCTGACGAGAGTTCCGGCGACGCGTCCGAAGGTGCCTACATCGTGGGCATCGGCGACAGCCTCTGGTCCATCGCCGACGCCCTTCGGGTCAGCGGCGGATGGCACGCGCTCTACGAGGGCAACGAGAACGAGGTCGGCGCCGACCCGGACCTCATTCACCCCGGTCAGACGCTCACGGTCGAGGGCGAAGCGGACGAGCGGTAG
- a CDS encoding SurA N-terminal domain-containing protein: MHRRRRTALVLTAAIAAAAPLLTACGNEAHPGAAAVVGGQRITVSQLDERVGEVRAAQRAAVQDEAQYQQAIARTGTLTRDTLQTMVLDRVLHRAAEDAGVTVSRKEIQAMRSGLEQQAGGAKALERTWLQQYGIPPQRLDENLRLQLEAQKLAEKLGTDTGRPEFWKALSDASKDLNIDLNPRYGTWDVQKSSRADAKTPWVRDVTTAQTQQGM, encoded by the coding sequence TTGCACCGCCGCCGTCGCACCGCGCTCGTCCTCACCGCCGCGATCGCCGCCGCGGCGCCCCTGCTCACCGCCTGCGGAAACGAGGCGCATCCCGGCGCGGCAGCCGTGGTGGGCGGCCAGCGCATCACCGTCTCCCAGCTCGACGAGCGGGTCGGAGAGGTGCGCGCGGCCCAGCGGGCGGCCGTGCAGGACGAGGCCCAGTACCAGCAGGCCATCGCCAGAACGGGCACCCTCACGCGCGACACCCTGCAGACCATGGTCCTGGACCGGGTGCTGCACCGCGCCGCCGAGGACGCCGGCGTGACCGTCTCCCGCAAGGAGATCCAGGCGATGCGGTCAGGCCTGGAACAGCAGGCCGGCGGCGCCAAGGCCCTGGAGAGGACCTGGCTCCAGCAGTACGGCATCCCTCCGCAGCGCCTCGACGAGAACCTCCGCCTCCAGCTGGAGGCCCAGAAGCTCGCCGAGAAGCTCGGCACGGACACCGGCCGCCCCGAGTTCTGGAAGGCCCTCTCCGACGCCTCCAAGGACCTGAACATCGACCTCAACCCCCGCTACGGCACCTGGGACGTCCAGAAGAGCAGCCGCGCGGACGCCAAGACGCCGTGGGTCCGGGACGTCACGACGGCACAGACCCAGCAGGGCATGTAG
- a CDS encoding LysM peptidoglycan-binding domain-containing protein, whose protein sequence is MLFSGKGTHRRPSKASRVIAIAGVTGAAVAAPLMAAGNASAATASEWDAVAQCESGGNWSINTGNGYYGGLQFSASTWSGYGGTKYASTADQATKDQQIEIAEKVLASQGKGAWPVCGKGLSSAGYTGGGSSSDSGSSSQSQQSTETRETQQQPASRSDERPAAKKTVTTPTGKKVKKGDGEYKVVTGDTLSSIAADEKVKGGWEKLYQLNKDIIDDANLIYPGQQLHLK, encoded by the coding sequence ATGCTGTTTTCCGGCAAGGGCACGCACCGCCGTCCGTCCAAGGCCTCTCGGGTCATCGCCATCGCCGGTGTCACCGGTGCCGCCGTCGCCGCCCCGCTGATGGCGGCCGGCAACGCCTCCGCCGCCACCGCCTCCGAGTGGGACGCGGTCGCCCAGTGCGAGTCCGGCGGCAACTGGTCCATCAACACCGGCAACGGCTACTACGGCGGTCTGCAGTTCTCCGCCTCCACCTGGTCCGGCTACGGCGGCACCAAGTACGCCTCCACCGCCGACCAGGCCACCAAGGACCAGCAGATCGAGATCGCCGAGAAGGTCCTCGCGAGCCAGGGCAAGGGCGCCTGGCCGGTCTGCGGCAAGGGCCTGTCGAGCGCCGGTTACACCGGTGGCGGCTCCTCCAGCGACTCGGGCAGCTCCTCGCAGAGCCAGCAGAGCACCGAGACCCGCGAGACCCAGCAGCAGCCCGCCTCCCGCTCCGACGAGCGCCCCGCGGCCAAGAAGACCGTCACCACCCCGACCGGCAAGAAGGTCAAGAAGGGTGACGGCGAGTACAAGGTCGTCACGGGTGACACCCTGAGCTCGATCGCCGCGGACGAGAAGGTCAAGGGCGGCTGGGAGAAGCTGTACCAGCTGAACAAGGACATCATCGACGATGCCAACCTCATCTACCCGGGCCAGCAGCTGCACCTGAAGTAA